Proteins found in one Campylobacter concisus genomic segment:
- a CDS encoding ferrochelatase, with the protein MTIENLTRLINAEALNTPTITSVSEFVFELKHVRRGFAYICLNANDSDIETAIKQGAYAIISEDNVPIIDKEIAFLKVSSLQTAMIKLMRFESTHKDLKFCAVNPFINDFLEKSKLGSNAHVMSKNITELFNQIFHAKVFDVFFGDDTRTLQRISPLFETIYTDTTMHEINPSSIFFTSTVFKQTYYQNLNIPRVFAGMFYGLLKFLDSNKISFKPYEGRIHGHFDPIFIDKNFIPTSFGNSFRAIITESDEDLFISQSIFLNKKFSPDEIKICLPEGSLLKVQNAIYFKNLSEIKKLKNFIYILILCQKEELLEELHKTSEENLLF; encoded by the coding sequence ATGACAATAGAAAACTTAACTCGCCTCATAAATGCCGAGGCTCTAAACACACCAACAATAACTAGCGTAAGTGAGTTTGTTTTTGAGCTAAAACACGTAAGGCGTGGCTTTGCATATATTTGCTTGAATGCAAACGATAGCGATATAGAAACGGCAATCAAACAAGGTGCATACGCCATAATTAGCGAAGATAATGTGCCAATTATCGATAAAGAGATCGCTTTTTTAAAAGTTAGTAGCTTACAAACTGCCATGATAAAGCTTATGAGATTTGAGTCAACTCACAAAGATCTAAAATTTTGCGCCGTAAATCCTTTTATAAATGATTTTTTAGAAAAATCAAAACTTGGCTCTAACGCACACGTCATGTCAAAAAATATCACTGAGCTTTTTAATCAAATTTTTCACGCAAAGGTCTTTGATGTCTTTTTCGGCGATGATACAAGAACACTTCAGCGAATATCGCCTCTTTTTGAGACCATTTACACAGATACGACTATGCACGAGATAAATCCAAGCTCGATATTTTTTACAAGCACAGTCTTTAAGCAAACATACTATCAAAACTTAAACATACCACGAGTTTTTGCTGGAATGTTTTATGGGCTTTTAAAATTTCTTGATAGCAATAAAATTTCATTTAAGCCTTACGAAGGTAGGATTCACGGGCATTTTGACCCGATTTTTATAGATAAAAATTTTATTCCTACTAGTTTTGGAAATAGCTTTAGAGCCATAATTACTGAAAGCGATGAAGATTTATTCATAAGCCAAAGTATATTTTTAAATAAAAAATTTAGCCCTGATGAGATAAAAATTTGCTTGCCAGAAGGCTCTTTGTTAAAAGTACAAAACGCAATCTACTTTAAAAATTTAAGCGAGATAAAAAAGCTTAAAAATTTTATCTACATATTGATTTTATGCCAAAAAGAGGAGCTTTTAGAAGAGCTTCACAAAACATCTGAAGAAAATCTACTCTTTTAG
- a CDS encoding class 1 fructose-bisphosphatase yields MQELNQIFNTIKEIAKEISEVIKYADLGYTTHENATGDTQLKLDVKSDEIITAKFKQLSCVKALISEEKEDELEINKNAKFIIAYDPLDGSSLVDVNFAVGSIFGIYENEVKPENLIAAAYSIYGPRLELVIAEKKGALPKFYRLGKDGEFKFVKELELKEKGKLNATGATQKGWSQTHRNFINELFNQGYRLRYSGAMVSDLHQILLKGGGLFSYPATSDHPKGKLRVVFEVLPFAFIYENAKGATTNGKNQTLFDVKIEKIHQTTPCFFGSRDEISLLHKFYEQK; encoded by the coding sequence ATGCAAGAATTAAATCAAATCTTTAACACCATAAAAGAGATCGCAAAAGAGATAAGCGAAGTGATAAAATATGCCGATCTTGGCTACACAACTCACGAAAACGCAACCGGAGACACACAGCTAAAGCTTGATGTCAAAAGCGACGAGATCATCACGGCTAAATTTAAGCAGCTTTCATGCGTAAAAGCGCTAATTAGCGAAGAAAAAGAGGACGAGCTTGAGATAAACAAAAATGCTAAATTTATAATTGCTTACGATCCACTTGATGGCTCAAGCCTAGTTGATGTAAATTTTGCTGTTGGCTCGATCTTTGGTATCTATGAAAACGAAGTAAAACCAGAAAATTTAATAGCCGCAGCTTACAGCATATATGGCCCAAGACTTGAGCTGGTAATTGCCGAGAAAAAGGGCGCTTTGCCTAAATTTTATAGACTTGGCAAAGATGGTGAGTTTAAATTTGTAAAAGAGCTTGAGCTAAAAGAAAAGGGAAAGCTAAATGCCACGGGAGCCACACAAAAAGGCTGGAGCCAAACGCATAGAAATTTTATAAATGAGCTATTCAACCAAGGCTATAGACTAAGATACTCAGGTGCGATGGTGAGCGACCTACATCAAATTTTACTAAAAGGCGGCGGTCTTTTTAGCTACCCAGCAACGAGCGATCATCCAAAAGGCAAGCTAAGAGTAGTCTTTGAAGTGTTGCCATTTGCCTTCATATATGAGAACGCAAAGGGCGCAACGACAAACGGCAAAAACCAAACGCTTTTTGATGTAAAAATAGAAAAAATTCACCAAACAACGCCATGCTTTTTTGGCTCACGTGATGAAATTTCTCTTTTGCATAAATTTTACGAGCAAAAATAA
- a CDS encoding LPS export ABC transporter periplasmic protein LptC, with the protein MVEALVVKIFYFVVAIFSVVMIFLAAQDPYLANVLKIDTKISNMQINDVIDYEINSTKISGVYEADELNRYNDKDEFLSFKAKILRGNLKHFLSSDKAISQNDEIIFQKNANYENNDSLRFISDEVIYGTKTKIVRSEANFTLIRNNDKALGESGSYDLAKKQTQVKGLRAWVEENQRF; encoded by the coding sequence GTGGTCGAAGCGTTGGTTGTAAAAATTTTCTACTTCGTCGTGGCCATTTTTAGTGTCGTGATGATATTTTTGGCAGCTCAAGATCCATACCTTGCAAATGTTTTAAAGATCGACACAAAGATATCAAATATGCAGATAAATGATGTGATAGATTATGAGATAAATTCCACGAAAATAAGCGGAGTCTACGAGGCTGATGAGCTAAATAGATACAATGATAAAGATGAATTTTTGAGTTTTAAAGCAAAAATTTTAAGAGGAAATTTAAAACATTTTCTAAGCTCAGACAAAGCAATCTCACAAAATGACGAAATCATCTTTCAAAAGAATGCAAACTATGAAAACAACGATAGTTTGAGATTTATAAGTGACGAAGTGATATATGGAACAAAAACAAAAATAGTAAGATCTGAAGCAAATTTCACGCTCATAAGAAATAATGATAAGGCACTGGGCGAGAGTGGAAGCTATGATCTTGCTAAAAAACAAACGCAGGTAAAAGGGTTAAGGGCATGGGTAGAAGAAAATCAGCGATTTTAG
- the mrdA gene encoding penicillin-binding protein 2, with product MRMRIVFSVIALFWIILLGRIYHLSINSNTYYNEIAEQNAIKTIYIPPVRGIIFDAHDKPMAVNRLGFSVSIRPHLSANKKVKILDNELAYIGSLFSDLNVTKLKNEYIKNDSAYNQDFINVVEFIDYDKFLPFFASLSLRENLEIRPASKRHYPYNDLASHIIGYVGRANQKDMDNDPLTKLTNYIGRSGVERFYNPILQGIQGFKKIKVNALNEEIEQINYQAPQSQNIKLAVDLELQQFVADVFGKDAGSVIVMSLKDGAIIAAGSFPEYDLNPFVLGISQPEWEELVKNVDHPFTNKLINGLYPPGSVVKMGMALAFLDNGMSKYDSFFCSGSYELGGRKFRCWNSHGHGNVNMNTAIRESCDDYFYKGSQKIGIDAIVPILERMGFGRKTEVDLPNEFVGTLPSREWKMRKYGKAWFQGETLITSIGQGNFLVTPMQVAKYTAGLATGLNVTPHFLKSIDGKDVDFTPTDDAFTPFEKSQLPAIRHAMYEVANHPRGTANRHFIGSFVKVAAKTGTAQVVGISQTEKKRMKEEDMAYLQRSHAWMTTYAPYEDPQYVITMVIEHGGHGGSAAGPKIAQIYNKLVEMGYINLEKIQSDQNKKQDNKKK from the coding sequence ATGAGAATGCGCATCGTCTTTAGTGTGATCGCTCTTTTTTGGATTATACTTTTGGGACGAATTTATCACCTAAGCATCAACTCAAATACTTACTACAACGAGATTGCAGAACAAAACGCGATAAAGACTATTTATATTCCGCCAGTTAGGGGTATCATCTTTGACGCACATGATAAGCCAATGGCTGTTAATCGTCTTGGTTTTTCGGTATCCATTAGACCTCATTTAAGTGCTAATAAAAAGGTAAAAATTTTAGATAATGAGTTAGCTTACATTGGCTCACTATTTAGTGATCTAAATGTCACAAAGCTTAAAAATGAATACATAAAAAATGACTCAGCTTATAACCAAGATTTTATAAATGTGGTCGAATTTATCGATTATGATAAATTTTTGCCATTTTTTGCATCACTTTCTTTGCGTGAAAATTTAGAGATAAGGCCCGCTTCAAAACGCCACTATCCGTATAACGATCTAGCTTCTCACATCATCGGCTATGTCGGTAGGGCAAATCAAAAAGATATGGATAATGATCCTTTGACAAAGCTTACAAATTATATTGGAAGAAGTGGTGTGGAACGATTTTATAATCCGATCTTACAAGGAATTCAGGGTTTTAAAAAGATAAAGGTAAATGCCTTAAATGAAGAGATCGAACAGATAAACTATCAAGCACCACAAAGTCAAAATATCAAGCTTGCAGTCGATCTTGAGCTTCAGCAGTTTGTGGCTGATGTCTTTGGTAAGGATGCAGGAAGCGTTATCGTTATGAGTCTAAAAGATGGTGCTATCATAGCTGCTGGTAGCTTTCCAGAGTATGATCTAAATCCATTTGTGCTTGGAATTTCTCAGCCTGAATGGGAAGAGCTTGTAAAAAACGTCGATCATCCTTTTACAAACAAGCTAATAAACGGCCTTTATCCGCCAGGTTCTGTCGTAAAAATGGGTATGGCGCTAGCGTTTTTGGATAATGGCATGAGTAAATACGATAGTTTTTTTTGTAGTGGCTCATATGAGCTTGGAGGGCGTAAATTTCGCTGCTGGAACTCTCACGGACATGGAAATGTTAATATGAATACGGCAATTAGAGAGAGCTGTGATGATTATTTTTATAAAGGTAGTCAAAAGATAGGAATTGACGCTATTGTGCCGATACTTGAGCGTATGGGATTTGGTAGAAAAACAGAGGTTGATTTGCCAAATGAGTTTGTGGGGACTTTGCCAAGTAGAGAGTGGAAGATGAGAAAGTATGGCAAAGCATGGTTTCAAGGCGAGACCCTCATTACTTCTATCGGCCAGGGAAATTTCTTGGTCACGCCTATGCAAGTGGCAAAATATACAGCAGGCCTTGCAACTGGGCTAAATGTTACTCCACATTTTTTAAAGAGCATTGATGGCAAGGATGTTGATTTTACGCCAACAGATGATGCTTTTACGCCGTTTGAAAAATCACAACTACCAGCCATTAGGCATGCAATGTATGAAGTAGCAAATCACCCAAGAGGAACGGCAAATAGGCATTTTATTGGAAGCTTTGTTAAAGTTGCCGCAAAGACCGGTACTGCCCAGGTCGTTGGAATTTCTCAAACTGAAAAGAAACGTATGAAAGAAGAGGATATGGCGTATTTGCAAAGATCCCATGCATGGATGACTACATATGCGCCCTATGAAGATCCGCAATATGTCATCACAATGGTTATCGAGCATGGTGGCCATGGCGGAAGTGCGGCTGGGCCAAAAATCGCTCAAATTTATAATAAACTCGTTGAAATGGGATATATAAATTTAGAAAAAATCCAAAGCGATCAAAATAAGAAACAAGACAATAAGAAAAAATAA
- the hisB gene encoding imidazoleglycerol-phosphate dehydratase HisB, whose amino-acid sequence MLELTRNTKETQILMKLKIYGSGVAKIDTGIGFFDHMLEAFTKHSLLDLEISCKGDTYVDFHHSVEDVGIVLGQLLKEALYPLSGVERFGEASVVMDEAAVFCALDLSNRAYLVYENFNQNAKVGEFDTELVEEFFRAVAINSAITLHLNQIRGKNTHHIIEATFKSFAVALRRALAKNARIGTPSTKGVL is encoded by the coding sequence ATTTTAGAACTAACTAGAAATACAAAAGAGACACAAATCTTAATGAAGCTTAAAATTTATGGCTCTGGGGTTGCAAAGATAGATACTGGCATTGGTTTTTTTGACCATATGCTTGAAGCTTTTACAAAGCATTCTTTGCTCGATCTTGAAATTTCATGCAAGGGCGACACGTATGTGGATTTTCACCACAGCGTTGAGGATGTCGGCATAGTTTTGGGTCAGCTTTTAAAAGAGGCCTTGTATCCTTTAAGTGGTGTTGAAAGATTTGGTGAGGCGAGTGTTGTTATGGATGAGGCAGCTGTTTTTTGTGCGTTAGATCTTAGCAATAGAGCCTACCTCGTATATGAAAATTTTAACCAAAACGCTAAAGTAGGGGAGTTTGACACGGAGCTTGTGGAGGAGTTTTTTAGGGCAGTTGCTATAAATTCAGCCATCACGCTTCATCTAAATCAAATTCGTGGTAAAAACACTCACCACATCATCGAAGCAACGTTTAAATCATTCGCTGTCGCACTTCGTAGAGCGCTTGCTAAAAACGCAAGGATAGGCACACCAAGCACAAAGGGTGTTTTATGA
- the queC gene encoding 7-cyano-7-deazaguanine synthase QueC: protein MYNSSKNKRQNMKKAVCIMSGGMDSTLCAVMAKKAGYDIVALHFDYGQRTMKREKRAFNEICERLGITKKMSLDVSFIAQIGGNSLTDESLQIRKDGVEKDVPNTYVPFRNGIFISVAAALAEKENAQAIYIGVVEEDSSGYPDCKESFIKSINESINLGTSPSFSCEIITPLVNLSKADIVAKSLELGSPLELTWSCYESDDEACGLCDSCRLRLNGFKKANATDKIAYKNQKFSL, encoded by the coding sequence TTGTATAATTCTAGCAAAAATAAAAGGCAAAATATGAAAAAAGCGGTTTGTATAATGAGCGGCGGTATGGATAGCACGCTTTGTGCTGTAATGGCAAAAAAGGCTGGATATGATATCGTAGCGCTTCATTTTGACTATGGTCAAAGGACGATGAAGCGTGAAAAACGTGCATTTAACGAAATTTGCGAAAGATTAGGTATTACAAAAAAGATGAGTTTAGATGTTAGTTTTATTGCCCAAATAGGCGGAAATTCTTTAACCGATGAAAGCTTGCAAATAAGAAAAGATGGGGTGGAAAAAGATGTGCCAAATACCTATGTGCCTTTTCGAAATGGCATTTTTATCTCGGTCGCTGCCGCACTTGCTGAAAAAGAAAATGCACAAGCTATCTATATCGGAGTCGTAGAAGAAGATAGTTCAGGCTATCCTGACTGCAAAGAGAGCTTCATAAAAAGTATAAACGAGTCCATAAATTTAGGCACTTCACCTAGTTTCTCGTGCGAGATAATTACTCCACTTGTAAATTTAAGCAAGGCTGACATCGTAGCAAAATCTCTTGAGCTTGGCTCGCCACTAGAGCTTACTTGGAGCTGCTACGAGAGCGATGACGAGGCATGTGGACTTTGCGATAGCTGCAGGCTAAGGCTAAATGGCTTTAAAAAGGCGAACGCCACTGATAAAATCGCATATAAAAATCAAAAATTTTCCTTATGA
- the metG gene encoding methionine--tRNA ligase has product MKEKAYITTPIYYVNDVPHIGHAYTTIIADTLARFNRLQGKETYFMTGTDEHGQKIEQAARARGKTPKEYADEISAKFRSLWDEFEISYDHFIRTTDEEHKQTVQNVFEKMQANGDIYKGEYEGFYCVSCETFFNQRDLLEDNHCPDCGRVTSLVKEESYFFKLSKYEDALLKWYENDELCVIPKGKKNEVVSFVKGGLKDLSVTRTSFDWGIKLPKSANDEKHVMYVWLDALINYLTTLGYSRDDARMDLWPYTTHIVGKDILRFHAVYWPAFLMSLGLPLPKHVAAHGWWTINGEKMSKSKGNVINPREVANAYGLENFRYFLLREVPFGQDGDYSQKALIERINSELGNGLGNLLSRIVGMSAKYSDYKIDSKDVLKFHKAELDEAKGYLDEAIRNLENLATNRYLEDLWKVVTLANAAVAKYEPWSLVKAGKTDEANALVALCANLLAKVATLLSPAMPKTCTKIADTLGFSIDTASYESLVLKNEISNFVAKATEPLFPRIEKELMGEANEPKVEAKAEPKEEKKENEIISIDDFAKVVIKVGEVLECERVEGSEKLLKFKIDLGEEQPRQILSGIAKYYEPSSLVGKQVCVLANLKERTMMKKYVSQGMILSASDGSLTLLGTQGKVKNGAIVG; this is encoded by the coding sequence ATGAAAGAAAAAGCTTATATAACGACCCCGATATATTACGTAAACGACGTGCCACACATTGGCCATGCCTACACGACTATCATCGCTGATACACTTGCTAGATTTAACCGCCTGCAAGGCAAAGAAACATACTTTATGACAGGCACAGACGAGCACGGACAAAAGATCGAGCAAGCAGCACGTGCTAGAGGCAAGACTCCAAAAGAGTATGCTGACGAGATTAGCGCTAAATTTAGATCACTTTGGGATGAGTTTGAGATAAGCTATGATCATTTTATAAGAACAACCGACGAAGAGCACAAACAAACCGTGCAAAATGTCTTTGAAAAGATGCAAGCAAATGGCGACATTTATAAAGGCGAATATGAGGGATTTTACTGCGTTAGTTGCGAAACTTTTTTTAACCAAAGAGACCTACTAGAAGACAATCACTGTCCAGACTGTGGCCGCGTGACGTCTTTAGTCAAAGAAGAGAGCTACTTTTTCAAGCTTTCAAAATATGAAGATGCGCTTTTAAAATGGTACGAAAATGACGAGCTTTGCGTCATCCCAAAAGGTAAGAAAAACGAGGTCGTAAGCTTTGTAAAAGGTGGACTAAAAGATCTTTCAGTAACTAGAACGAGCTTTGACTGGGGCATAAAGCTACCAAAGAGCGCAAACGATGAAAAGCACGTTATGTACGTCTGGCTTGACGCGCTTATAAACTACCTAACAACACTAGGATATTCAAGAGATGACGCTAGAATGGATCTTTGGCCATACACTACTCACATCGTTGGCAAAGATATTTTACGCTTTCACGCAGTTTACTGGCCGGCATTTTTGATGAGTCTTGGCTTGCCATTACCAAAACACGTAGCAGCTCACGGCTGGTGGACTATAAATGGTGAAAAAATGAGCAAAAGTAAGGGTAATGTTATAAACCCAAGAGAGGTTGCAAACGCTTATGGACTTGAAAATTTCAGATACTTTTTGCTTAGAGAGGTACCATTTGGTCAAGATGGCGATTACAGCCAAAAAGCCTTGATCGAGCGTATAAACTCAGAACTTGGCAACGGACTTGGTAACCTGCTAAGTCGCATTGTTGGCATGAGTGCAAAGTATAGCGACTATAAAATCGATTCAAAAGATGTGCTCAAATTTCACAAAGCTGAGCTTGATGAAGCAAAAGGCTACCTTGATGAAGCTATAAGAAATTTAGAAAATTTAGCTACAAACCGCTACTTGGAGGATCTTTGGAAGGTTGTAACGTTAGCAAACGCAGCCGTTGCGAAGTATGAGCCATGGTCGCTTGTAAAAGCTGGTAAAACTGATGAGGCAAACGCACTTGTGGCACTTTGCGCAAATTTACTTGCAAAAGTGGCGACGCTACTTAGTCCAGCTATGCCTAAAACTTGTACTAAGATAGCTGACACGCTTGGCTTTAGCATAGATACAGCTTCTTATGAAAGTCTTGTCTTAAAAAATGAAATTTCAAATTTTGTAGCAAAAGCTACTGAGCCACTTTTTCCAAGGATAGAAAAAGAGCTAATGGGCGAGGCAAATGAGCCAAAGGTTGAGGCAAAAGCTGAGCCAAAAGAGGAGAAAAAAGAGAACGAAATCATTAGCATTGATGACTTTGCAAAGGTGGTGATAAAAGTAGGTGAGGTGCTAGAGTGCGAGAGAGTTGAAGGTAGCGAGAAGCTGCTTAAATTTAAGATAGATCTTGGCGAGGAGCAGCCGCGTCAAATTTTATCTGGCATCGCAAAATACTACGAGCCTAGCTCGCTTGTGGGCAAACAAGTTTGCGTTTTAGCAAATTTAAAAGAGCGAACGATGATGAAAAAATATGTCTCTCAAGGCATGATCCTAAGCGCATCTGATGGCTCGCTAACACTTCTTGGTACGCAAGGTAAAGTTAAAAATGGCGCGATCGTTGGCTAA
- a CDS encoding KdsC family phosphatase, translated as MIEIIFLDVDGCLTDGKIIYNANGEELKFFDVKDGYAIESWLKLGKKVAIITGRKSAIVERRAEDLKINHVYQGVGDKFEVASEILKFEGLSFKNAAAIGDDYNDYKILNAVAWSFKPKDAIKELDVKTKLKHKGGNGAVREMIELIIKSENLYDEWSKRWL; from the coding sequence ATGATAGAGATTATATTTTTAGATGTTGATGGCTGCCTGACTGATGGCAAGATTATATACAATGCAAATGGTGAAGAGCTTAAATTTTTTGATGTAAAAGATGGCTACGCGATAGAAAGCTGGCTAAAGCTTGGCAAAAAAGTAGCTATCATCACTGGCAGAAAGTCAGCCATCGTTGAGCGAAGGGCTGAAGATCTAAAGATAAATCACGTCTATCAAGGTGTTGGTGATAAATTTGAAGTAGCGAGTGAGATATTAAAATTTGAAGGGCTTAGCTTTAAAAACGCAGCAGCTATCGGCGATGACTACAATGACTATAAAATTTTAAATGCAGTTGCTTGGAGCTTTAAGCCAAAAGACGCGATAAAAGAGCTTGATGTAAAGACAAAACTAAAGCACAAAGGTGGCAATGGCGCGGTTAGAGAAATGATCGAGCTTATTATAAAATCAGAAAATTTATATGACGAGTGGTCGAAGCGTTGGTTGTAA
- the yihA gene encoding ribosome biogenesis GTP-binding protein YihA/YsxC, with the protein MIRPLGAKFITSSPSIKEAPSFVTSEVVFLGRSNVGKSSLINTLVNQKNLAKSSSTPGKTQLINFFEAEFCEQKDEQEEKDKFKLILVDLPGFGYAKVAKSKHDEWRKNLDEFLKFRSDIRLFIHLIDARHFDLDIDVNVDAYLKSFLRADQKILNLYTKSDKLNQSQKSAVMKFDPSGILVSTLNKSGIEKAREAIINNALGR; encoded by the coding sequence GTGATAAGGCCACTAGGTGCTAAATTTATCACATCAAGCCCAAGTATAAAAGAGGCTCCAAGCTTCGTAACAAGCGAAGTTGTCTTTTTGGGGAGATCAAATGTTGGTAAAAGCAGCCTCATAAATACACTTGTAAATCAAAAAAATCTAGCCAAAAGCTCATCGACTCCTGGCAAAACTCAACTTATAAATTTCTTTGAGGCTGAGTTTTGTGAGCAAAAAGATGAGCAGGAAGAAAAAGATAAATTTAAGCTCATCTTGGTTGATTTGCCAGGCTTTGGCTATGCAAAAGTAGCAAAGTCAAAGCATGATGAATGGCGTAAAAATTTAGATGAGTTTTTGAAATTTAGAAGCGACATAAGGCTTTTTATACATCTAATTGATGCTAGGCATTTTGATTTAGACATAGACGTAAATGTAGATGCTTATCTAAAAAGCTTTTTAAGGGCTGATCAGAAAATTTTAAATTTATATACAAAAAGCGATAAGCTAAATCAAAGCCAAAAGAGTGCGGTAATGAAATTTGATCCAAGCGGTATCTTGGTCTCAACTCTTAATAAAAGCGGTATCGAAAAGGCTAGAGAAGCTATCATAAATAACGCTCTTGGTAGATAA
- the ybeY gene encoding rRNA maturation RNase YbeY, with protein sequence MILCEESYPKILDEICEYLTLGEIELVFVDKEEMRELNKTERGIDKTTDVLSFPLELVIHAPLGSIVINKDMVKEKAAELNHSEEAETALLFTHGLLHILGFDHEKDDGEMREKECEVIKKFELPKSLIVRSEDVRLIDLINNKN encoded by the coding sequence ATGATACTTTGCGAAGAGAGCTATCCAAAAATTTTAGATGAAATTTGTGAATATTTGACGCTAGGAGAAATCGAGCTAGTTTTTGTCGATAAAGAAGAGATGAGAGAACTAAATAAAACTGAGCGAGGCATCGATAAAACGACAGATGTTTTAAGTTTTCCGCTTGAGCTTGTCATTCACGCCCCACTTGGCTCAATCGTTATAAACAAAGATATGGTAAAAGAGAAAGCTGCTGAGCTAAATCATAGTGAAGAGGCCGAAACCGCACTACTTTTTACACATGGATTGCTTCATATCTTGGGATTTGATCATGAAAAAGATGATGGCGAAATGAGAGAAAAAGAGTGCGAGGTTATCAAGAAATTTGAGCTACCTAAAAGTCTAATAGTAAGAAGCGAGGATGTTAGGCTGATTGATCTTATAAATAATAAAAACTAA
- the lptA gene encoding lipopolysaccharide transport periplasmic protein LptA, with protein sequence MGRRKSAILAVILGFTFLNAEQVEITSNDFFADENKQTSEFIGNVNIKKGSFDELKADKVVVYFDKKRQPVKYVATGNARAKIFIKDKHYDGKGNTLTYEPAKQIYTVSGNGYLHEVETDKNVYGEKIVVNQKDGTYSVNSDEKKPVKFIFQVEEKDK encoded by the coding sequence ATGGGTAGAAGAAAATCAGCGATTTTAGCGGTGATATTGGGTTTTACATTTTTAAATGCAGAGCAAGTTGAAATCACATCAAATGATTTTTTTGCAGATGAGAATAAGCAAACTAGTGAATTTATAGGTAATGTAAATATCAAAAAGGGCTCATTTGATGAGCTTAAGGCAGATAAGGTGGTCGTCTATTTTGACAAAAAACGCCAACCTGTAAAATATGTAGCTACTGGTAATGCTAGAGCAAAAATTTTTATAAAAGATAAGCACTATGATGGCAAAGGCAATACTCTTACATATGAGCCAGCAAAACAGATCTATACTGTTAGTGGAAATGGCTATTTACATGAGGTAGAAACTGATAAAAATGTTTATGGCGAAAAGATCGTTGTCAATCAAAAAGATGGCACATATAGCGTAAATAGTGATGAGAAAAAACCTGTTAAATTTATCTTTCAGGTAGAGGAAAAAGATAAGTGA
- a CDS encoding septal ring lytic transglycosylase RlpA family protein, with translation MSYHKSLKFYIGLSFTLLVTGCSWSGAPFTPSGPTNVKGNNSASIQKATMRPYTINGKTYYPTVVSVGDKASGTASWYGPNFHGKTTSNGEIYNMYNMTAAHKTLPMNTILKVTNLRNQKSVIVRVNDRGPFVADRVLDLSKAAATKLDIIGTGTAPVSMEVIGFNEDINAVASINTQAKPTSTGIKVPNPVSPTAPTGGIIISSEQRVVGGDFMVQIGSFKNLEGANRYQREHQSIDGYKSVVRTFTIDGSTIYRVFLNGFRSEDEARDYARSGKFQGAFIVRG, from the coding sequence TTGTCATACCATAAGAGCCTAAAATTTTATATAGGACTAAGTTTTACTCTTCTAGTTACTGGTTGCTCTTGGAGCGGGGCACCATTTACACCAAGTGGCCCAACTAATGTAAAGGGCAACAATTCAGCTTCTATCCAAAAAGCAACAATGAGGCCTTACACGATAAATGGCAAAACATACTACCCAACCGTTGTAAGCGTTGGTGATAAGGCAAGTGGCACAGCAAGCTGGTATGGTCCAAATTTTCATGGTAAAACAACCTCAAACGGCGAAATTTATAATATGTACAACATGACTGCAGCACACAAAACTTTGCCGATGAATACGATCCTTAAGGTAACAAATTTAAGAAATCAAAAAAGCGTCATTGTTCGCGTAAATGATCGTGGACCTTTTGTGGCTGATAGAGTTTTAGACCTTTCAAAGGCGGCTGCAACTAAACTTGATATTATCGGTACAGGCACAGCTCCAGTCAGTATGGAAGTCATAGGCTTTAATGAAGATATAAATGCTGTTGCAAGCATTAACACTCAAGCAAAACCGACAAGCACTGGCATAAAAGTGCCAAATCCAGTCTCTCCGACAGCTCCAACTGGAGGCATTATTATTTCGTCAGAGCAACGAGTCGTAGGTGGAGATTTTATGGTGCAAATTGGCTCATTTAAAAACCTTGAGGGCGCAAACAGATATCAAAGAGAGCATCAAAGCATAGATGGTTACAAGTCGGTAGTTAGGACATTTACTATAGATGGCTCGACCATTTATAGAGTATTTTTAAATGGGTTTAGAAGTGAGGACGAGGCCAGGGATTATGCAAGAAGCGGTAAATTCCAAGGTGCATTTATAGTAAGAGGTTAG